A stretch of the Clostridium fungisolvens genome encodes the following:
- a CDS encoding GNAT family N-acetyltransferase: MNYSIEEMKLSDWEQVKDIYLEGINTGIATFQSEAPTWESWDKGHLAACRFVARLDNDILGWVALSTTSTRECYAGVVEVSIYIGEKYRGNNIGSSLLTKVIEQSEEKGIWTLYCAIIRENIKSIEMHKKCGFREIGIREKIAKMPSGVWHDVVLMERRSKVVGIS, from the coding sequence ATGAATTATAGTATAGAAGAGATGAAGTTATCAGACTGGGAACAGGTTAAGGATATTTATTTAGAAGGAATTAATACAGGAATAGCAACCTTTCAAAGCGAGGCACCAACTTGGGAATCATGGGATAAAGGTCATCTTGCAGCATGTAGATTTGTTGCTCGTTTGGATAACGACATCTTAGGTTGGGTTGCATTAAGCACAACTTCTACTAGAGAGTGCTATGCAGGAGTAGTGGAAGTAAGCATCTATATTGGGGAGAAATATAGAGGAAACAATATAGGATCAAGTCTTTTGACAAAGGTAATAGAGCAATCAGAAGAAAAGGGAATATGGACACTATATTGTGCTATTATTAGAGAAAATATTAAAAGCATAGAAATGCATAAGAAATGTGGATTCAGAGAGATTGGTATAAGAGAAAAAATCGCTAAAATGCCTAGTGGTGTGTGGCATGATGTTGTACTAATGGAACGAAGGAGCAAGGTGGTTGGGATAAGCTAA